In one Lolium rigidum isolate FL_2022 chromosome 3, APGP_CSIRO_Lrig_0.1, whole genome shotgun sequence genomic region, the following are encoded:
- the LOC124696941 gene encoding high mobility group B protein 1-like translates to MKAKVASRAGGDRLAVKKSKAEKDPNTPKRPPSAFFVFMEGFRKDFKEKNPNNKQVSVVSPVSPTRNSVSRAFHGSLPPPPWAEQSRGRTTEEQPQGASMQGSSARSRRVASGGLVAPMGSPREGASSRTAAVVVAAPLRKLFLGRWYRHFSLHLGR, encoded by the exons ATGAAGGCGAAGGTGGCCTCCCGCGCCGGCGGCGACAG GCTCGCGGTGAAGAAGAGCAAGGCCGAGAAGGACCCCAACACGCCCAAGCGGCCCCCGAGCGCCTTCTTCGTCTTCAT GGAGGGCTTCAGGAAGGACTTCAAGGAGAAGAACCCCAACAACAAGCAGGTCTCCGTGGTAAGCCCCGTTTCCCCCACCCGCAACTCCGTCTCGCGTGCCTTCCACGGGTCACTGCCGCCGCCTCCTTGGGCGGAGCAGAGCCGAGGAAGGACCACGGAGGAGCAGCCCCAGGGGGCGTCGATGCAGGGCTCCTCCGCCAGGAGTCGACGTGTTGCCTCGGGAGGATTAGTAGCGCCGATGGGGTCGCCTCGCGAAGGGGCCAGTTCGAGGACTGCGGCTGTGGTCGTCGCCGCGCCGCTGCGCAAGCTATTTCTCGGCCGTTGGTACCGCCACTTCAGCCTCCACCTTGGGCGGTAG
- the LOC124703788 gene encoding uncharacterized protein LOC124703788 (The sequence of the model RefSeq protein was modified relative to this genomic sequence to represent the inferred CDS: added 54 bases not found in genome assembly) — protein sequence MAAEGSSGSSGGGGGGGGRKTPSPHKARERGAAKFLAGLPSRGNFSSSSISSNLGGLRVYVCEHDTNPPEGQVIETDTTNILIRHLQLKKKESEAKDTGSRTPGESSKGKRSAARSLDVQNSSKKPNLGSSSGLPSSEEAISGFSQHTLQSFTVERLRALLRQRGFTTKGKKDELITRLRESQS from the exons cggaaaaCACCGTCGCCTCACAAGGCAAGAGAGCGTGGAGCGGCGAAATTCCTCGCCGGCCTGCCATCGCGCGGCAACTTCTCCTCCAGCTCCATCTCTTCCAACCTG GGAGGCCTTAGGGTTTACGTCTGCGAGCACGACACGAATCCTCCAG AGGGACAAGTAATCGAGACAGATACCACAAATATCTTAATCAGACATCTCCAACTAAAGAAAAAGGAGAGTGAGGCCAAAGACACAGGTTCTCGGACTCCAGGGGAAAGCAGCAAGGGAAAAAG ATCGGCTGCCAGAAGTTTGGATGTGCAAAATTCATCAAAAAAGCCCAACTTGGGTAGTTCTTCTGGACTGCCTTCCTCTG AAGAAGCAATATCTGGCTTTTCACAGCATACACTGCAATCCTTCACTGTAGAGAGGTTGCGTGCACTTCTTCGACAAAGAGGCTTCACAACCAAAGGGAAAAAG GACGAGCTGATCACTCGCTTAAGAGAGTCACAGAGTTGA